The following nucleotide sequence is from Lacinutrix sp. Hel_I_90.
AACCTGTAAGTGACTTAATGGAAGCTTACGATGCTGGTCAGCGCATTTTTGGAGAAAACAAGATTCAAGAAATGGCAGAGAAGCACGAAACTATGCCAAAAGATATTGAATGGCACATGATTGGTCATGTACAAACCAACAAGGTAAAATACATGGCGCCTTTTGTGGGTTTAATTCATGGTGTGGAGCGCTTTAAAGTGCTAAAGGAAATTAACAAACAAGCCCTTAAAAATGACAGAACTATAGATTGCCTGCTGCAAATAAAAATTGCTGAAGAAGATTCTAAATTTGGAATGTCACCACAGGAAGCTTCAGATATATTACAATCAAAGGATTTTTCAGCATTAAAAAACATAAAAGTAACGGGGGTTATGGGCATGGCTACTTTTACTGATGATGCGTCTCAAGTAACACAAGAGTTCAAGCGTTTAAAAACAGTTTTTGAAGAATTAAAGCTACTTAACGCTCACAATTGTCAGTTAGAAATCGTTTCAATGGGCATGAGTGGGGATTATAAATTGGCTATCGCTTGTGGGAGTACTATGGTTCGTTTAGGAAGTAGTATCTTTGGCGCTAGATAAGTCAAAACATTAAGTCGCCGTTTACAATCCTTACTCGGCTACAAAAAACTTTAAACGAACAAACTTTTAAACTATATAATTTATTTACGCAATTGTAGACATAGAAACCACAGGTGGTAAGTATAATGAAGAAGGCATCACTGAAATTGCAATCTATAAATATGATGGTCATGAAGTTGTCGATCAATTTATCAGTTTGGTTAATCCGGAACGCGACATTCAACCATTTGTAGTTAACCTGACAGGTATTAATAGCCACATGCTTCGTAATGCGCCTAAATTTTATGAAGTCGCCAAGCGCATCGTAGAGATTACCCAAGACTGTATTTTAGTTGCACATAATGCGCAATTTGACAATCGAATTCTACGTACAGAATTTAAACGCTTGGGTTTTGAATTTGAAAAAGAAACCTTGTGTACCGTTGAACTTTCAAAAGCTTTAATTCCTGATTTACCCTCCTATAGTTTGGGTAAACTAGTGCGGTCACTTGGCATTCCTGTAACCGATAGGCACCGGGCTTCTGGTGATGCTTTAGCAACTGTAAAGCTCTTTAAATTATTACTTTCTAAAGACACCGAAAAAAGTATCGTTCAGCAATCAATACGGAAAATGCCTAAGCTCCAATTAGAGCCAAAATTAATTGATATAATCGCTGAAACACCTTCAATCACTGGGGTATACTATATTCATAATGCCGAAGGAACTATCATCTATATTGGCAAAAGTAAAAATATAAAAAGACGTGTCAACCAGCATTTTACGGGTACAGATCGTAAATCTAAAAAAATTCAGCTTCAAGTAGCCGCTTTAACTTATGAGTCTACGGGAAACGAATTACTAGCCTTATTAAAAGAAAGTGAAGAAATAAAGAAGAACAAACCTTTACTTAACAGGGCTTTACGCAGGTCTGTTTTTACACATGCTTTGTATAGTTTTACCGACCATAAGAATTACGTAAATCTTACCATCGACAAAGCAGATGGAAGAAAACCGAATATTACAACTTTTAGTAACAGACAAAGTGGGCGTCAATTTCTTGAAAAAATAGTAGAAGATTACCAGTTATGTCAAAAATTATCTGGATTGTATAAAACCAAAACGAGCTGCTTTCATTACGATGTAAAAAAGTGTTATGGTGCATGCGTAGAAGAAGAATCCCCTGAGAGCTACAATCAACGTGTTATGCAATTAATAGACAAGTACAGCTATAAAAACCAGAATATGGTTATTATTGATAAGGGACGAGAAGTTGATGAACGAAGTGCCATATTAATACAAAATGGTATTTTTAAAGGCTTTGGTTTTTTTAATTTAAACTATCAACTAAACAACATTGAAATTTTAAAATCTATTATTACTCCAATGGAAAATAATAGAGATGTACAGCATATTATTCAAAGCTATTTGCGTAAAAATAAACGCTTAAAAATCATACAATTATAATGAAAAGATATTTTGCCCTAATCACACTCTTTTTAACCTATATAAGCTTCAGTCAAGACACTTTCAATTCAGAAACCTATACCGTTACAAAAGGCGATTTAGAAACAACACACTTTGAAAAAGACAGCACTGCAAATGCTTTAGTATTATACGAATATGGTGAAAGCCATATCGACGGTGATCGTTTTGATTTAATTTTTAAGAAAAAAGTAAAACTAAAAATTTTAAATAGAAATGGGTTTGACAAAGCTACCATTTCTATTTTTCTCTATAGAAGTGACTCTAAAAGAGAAACCGTTGCCGACATTATAGCCACAACCTACAATACTAAAAATGGAGAGACCACTCAGACTAAATTAACCAAAGACCAAATTTTTGAAGAACGCTATAATGATAATTACACCATCATAAAATTCACAATGCCTAATGTAACTGTCGGTTCGGTTATTACTTATAGCTATAAAGTAGTTTCTCCTTTCATTTACAAATACAAGTCATGGCGTTTTCAGGACAATATTCCAAAGCTATACAGTGAATACAAGACGAGTATCCCGGCCAATTATGAGTATAACATTAAATTAGTTGGTGATTTAAAACTGGTCGTTAACGAAAGTGACATTAAAGAAGATTGTGTAGATGGTGGCAATGGCGCTTATGCAGATTGCCTTTTAGCCAGATATGCGATAAAAGATCTACCCGCTTTTATTGAGGAAGATTATATGACTACCAGAGACAACTACTTATCTCGCATAGAATACGAGCTTAAAATTGTTAAAGGCTTTGATGGCTCTGTAAATAACATTACAAAAACGTGGAAGACAACAGACAAAGAATTAAAAAATGATGATAATATTGGTAAGAAATTAAAAAAAGGGTCACTCGTTAAAAAACTATTGAGCAATGAAATATTGCGTATTAATAATCCTTTAGAAAAAGCAAAAGCCATCTATACTTTTGTCCAGTCTAACTATATCTGGAATGAAGAATTTCAGATTTTTAAAGACATTTCAATTAAGAACCTCATAAAAACAAAAACGGGTAATGTTTCAGAAATTAATTTTCTACTTTATAACTTGCTAAAGGAAAATGATATTGCTGTTACGCCTATATTAATATCTACCCGAGCCAATGGCTTACCCACAAAAATATATCCTGTTATTTCCGACTTTAATTATATTTTAATTCAGGCGACTATAGCTGGTAAAACCTACCAATTAGATGCTGTAGATCCCTACTTAACTTTTGGTCAAGTACCCTTTAGAGCGCTTAATCAATATGGAAGACTTCTTGATTTCGAAGATGGAAGCTATTGGGTAGACATTAAACCAACGACCAAATCCTCTAAGGCCTACCTTGTTGAACTAAATTTAGACAATGAAGGCAAGATATCGGGACATTTGGATTACCAGACCAATGGCTATCATTCTATAGAAAAAAAATCAAGTTATTTTGAGAACCCAATAGAATACAAGAAAAAGTATGAAGCCTCTCACTTAGATCTAAAAATGATAAGTCATGAGGTTACTATAGAAAGTAAAAACACTAACACATTTTTAGAAAAAATTAATTTTGAGAAAGAGACAGAGCTTGTTGGAAACAATTTGTATATCAATCCGTTTTTAGTAACATTTTTTGATAATAATCCACTAAAATTACAAGAACGCACTTACCCTATAGATTTTGGTTACCCAGATACCTATTTATATTCTTACAAATTGAATTTTGATCCAGATGTTTATGAAATTACGGAAGTTCCTACAAGCGCCTCTTACAAATTGCCAGGCGGTACTGGTACATTAATTTTAAATGCGACTAAAAACACAGATCACGCTATGGTTTTTTTAAAATTTAATTTTACAGAAGCCATTTATAACTCGAATTTCTACCCTTACTTGAAAGCGTATTTTAACAAAATTGTTGAAGTCCAGAAAAACGCATTAATTGTATTAAAGAAAAAATAACTAATCTATATTTAGTATTTTTGAAAGAATGAACAACCATAACAAAAGAGACTGGAAATCTAAACTGCATGAAATTATTTATGAAGCAGATACGCCTGCAGGTAAATTATTTGATATTGTACTTTTAGTCTTTATTCTTGCCAGCATCTTATTGGTGATGCTTGAAAGCGTTAGCTGGATTGATGCAAAATACCACTATTGGTTAAATCTTGGTGAATGGATAGTAACCATTTTATTTACTATCGAATATATCGCCCGAATAATCACCGTTAAAAAGCCTTTAAAATACATTTTTAGTTTTTACGGTATTGTCGATTTCTTATCTACAGTTCCAAAATATTTATCGTTAATATTTATGGGAACTCATGCCCTTGTTGCATTGAGAGCCTTGCGTTTACTGCGTATTTTTAGAATTTTAAAGTTGGCGCGTTATTTAGGAGCATCTAACCATTTAACAAGCGCCATTAAAGCCAGTCGTGCAAAAATCTCTGTGTTTTTATTTGCAGTTATTATTGCGGCTATTATTTTTGGAACACTAATGTACTTAATAGAAGGAGAAGAGAATGGGTTTACTAACATTCCTAAAAGCGTCTACTGGTGCATCGTGACATTAACCACTGTGGGTTTTGGAGACATTGCTCCCCAAACGCCTTTAGGTCAATTAATAGCAGCTATAATTATGGTTATGGGTTATGGTATTATTGCGGTGCCAACAGGAATTGTATCGGCTGAATACACCAAAAGCAGTAATGATTCTGCAAAGAAAAAAGAGTCTGAAAAGGCAAAACTTAATACGCAGTCTTGTCAAAATTGTTTGGCTGAAAACCATAAAGACAATGCTGAATATTGCTATAATTGTGGCCACAATCTACACCTTGAATAATTGTCTTTGAATACTGCTAATAAATATCTTATTGCTGTAGTTGGGCCAACCGCTATTGGAAAAACTAATTTGAGTATAAAATTGGCGCAACATTTTAATACGGAAATCCTTTCGGCAGACTCCAGACAGTTTTTTAAAGAAATGCAAATTGGGACCGCTGCTCCAAGTTCAGAAGAATTAGCTCAAGCACAGCATCATTTTATTCAACATAAATCTATTGAGGAGGAATATAACGTTGGCACGTTTGAAAAAGAAGCCGTTCAAAAAATAACAGCATTGCATAAAACCCATAATATTGTTATTATGGTAGGCGGTTCTGGTTTATACGTAGATGCGGTAACAAAAGGTCTTGATTACTTCCCAGAGGTCGACAAAAACATTAGAGAACAGTTAAATCTTCAATTGGAAAATAATGGTTTAGAAGCCCTTCAACTTCAACTAAAACAATTAGATCCTACAACATACAATACCATTGCTTTAGACAATCCACAACGTGTTATTCGGGCTTTAGAGGTTTGCATTGGTAGTCACCTACCTTATTCGTCCTTTTTAAATAAGGACAAAAATAACAGAGCTTTTAAAACACTAACGATTGGCCTAACTGCTGAGCGCTCAATTATTTATGAACGCATTGAAAAACGTGTTGATTTAATGTTAGAATCTGGACAATTAGAAGAGGCAAAATCATTATACAATAGAAAAGAACGCAATGCCTTAAACACTGTGGGTTATAAAGAATTATTCAACTATTTTGATGGTAAATGGACTCTCGATTTTGCGATTTCTGAGATTAAAAAAAATACACGCCGTTTTGCTAAACGTCAGCTCACGTGGTTTAAGCGTAACGAAAACACGTTATGGTTTGATTATGAATCTTCTGACGAAATGATCATAAAAAAAATTCAAGAACATATCGTTTAAGCTACCATTTTACTAAATAAATTCGTTTTTGAATTAAAATTTACAGCTAAACTATCTTATCTTTAAGGTGGTAAAACCAACACGATGAAAGACAAATTACTTTTCCTTTTAAGAAAACTATACAGACTTACAGATAACATTGCATTCTATCCTACTCTATTAGCTATTTTAGGTTTTGTCTTTACCTATATAATGATTTTTCTGGAGGAAAAGGGGGTCTCTAAATATCTTTTAGACACTGTTCCTGCTTTGGTTATTAACAACACAGAAACAGCCCGAATCCTCTTAACAACATTTATTGGAGGTTTAGTCTCAATCATGGTTTTTAGTTTTTCTATGGTAATGATTTTACTTAATCAAGCCTCAAGCAACTTCTCACCACGTTTATTACCCGGTTTAATTAGCAATAGAAGACACCAGATCATTCTGGGTTTCTATATTGCGACTATACTCTACTGTATTTTTATTTTAGTTTATATTGAACCCAACGGAGACAAATATCAATTACCTGGCTTTTCAGTCTTATTTGCCATTTTATTTATGGTGAATTGCCTCGCTGCTTTTATTTATTTTATCCATTCTATTTCTCAGGAAATACAAATTAATAACATTATGGATAAAATTTTTAATATCTCGAAGCGTAGAATGCTATATTTAATTGATAATGAAAAATATAGTGAAGATGATTTCCCTGACACTAAAATTTGGCACCAATACAAATCTGAAAAATCTGGTTATTTACAAAATGTTTCTTTGGGAAATATTGCTAAAATCGCAAAAGACAAAGAAACAAAAATTGATGTCGTTGTTATCAAAGGCCTATTCATTTCTGAACACAATACCCTCTTTAAAAGTGAAAAAGAATTAGACAGTGAAACGATTCAAAAAATAACCGAGCACTTTGATTTTTCTAAGAGCGAACTTATTGCCGACAACTATGTTTTGGCCTTTAAACAGATTACTGAAGTGGCTATTAAAGCCATGTCTCCTGGCATTAACGATCCTGGAACAGCTTTAAATGCGATTGATTATTTATCACAATTGTTTTCCTTACGTATTAAGAAAAACGATAAAAGTCAAGCCTATATAGACGATATTCCTTATGTCTCTGTTGCTACTGTAAATTTTAAAGTTTTAATTTTTCAAGTAATGGCTGAATTAAGAACCTATTGTAAACATGATGTTATTATAGTAGAAAAGCTTTTGATTATGCTATTTCATTTAAAAAGTATAATCAAGGACGACAATAAAAACTATCTGGAGATTGTAGAAGTTGAAATAGAAAGTTTACTTGTAGATGCAGAGCGCGCCATAACCAATACACGTG
It contains:
- a CDS encoding ion transporter encodes the protein MNNHNKRDWKSKLHEIIYEADTPAGKLFDIVLLVFILASILLVMLESVSWIDAKYHYWLNLGEWIVTILFTIEYIARIITVKKPLKYIFSFYGIVDFLSTVPKYLSLIFMGTHALVALRALRLLRIFRILKLARYLGASNHLTSAIKASRAKISVFLFAVIIAAIIFGTLMYLIEGEENGFTNIPKSVYWCIVTLTTVGFGDIAPQTPLGQLIAAIIMVMGYGIIAVPTGIVSAEYTKSSNDSAKKKESEKAKLNTQSCQNCLAENHKDNAEYCYNCGHNLHLE
- a CDS encoding DUF2254 domain-containing protein — translated: MKDKLLFLLRKLYRLTDNIAFYPTLLAILGFVFTYIMIFLEEKGVSKYLLDTVPALVINNTETARILLTTFIGGLVSIMVFSFSMVMILLNQASSNFSPRLLPGLISNRRHQIILGFYIATILYCIFILVYIEPNGDKYQLPGFSVLFAILFMVNCLAAFIYFIHSISQEIQINNIMDKIFNISKRRMLYLIDNEKYSEDDFPDTKIWHQYKSEKSGYLQNVSLGNIAKIAKDKETKIDVVVIKGLFISEHNTLFKSEKELDSETIQKITEHFDFSKSELIADNYVLAFKQITEVAIKAMSPGINDPGTALNAIDYLSQLFSLRIKKNDKSQAYIDDIPYVSVATVNFKVLIFQVMAELRTYCKHDVIIVEKLLIMLFHLKSIIKDDNKNYLEIVEVEIESLLVDAERAITNTRDIEYIKSII
- a CDS encoding DUF3857 domain-containing protein; the encoded protein is MKRYFALITLFLTYISFSQDTFNSETYTVTKGDLETTHFEKDSTANALVLYEYGESHIDGDRFDLIFKKKVKLKILNRNGFDKATISIFLYRSDSKRETVADIIATTYNTKNGETTQTKLTKDQIFEERYNDNYTIIKFTMPNVTVGSVITYSYKVVSPFIYKYKSWRFQDNIPKLYSEYKTSIPANYEYNIKLVGDLKLVVNESDIKEDCVDGGNGAYADCLLARYAIKDLPAFIEEDYMTTRDNYLSRIEYELKIVKGFDGSVNNITKTWKTTDKELKNDDNIGKKLKKGSLVKKLLSNEILRINNPLEKAKAIYTFVQSNYIWNEEFQIFKDISIKNLIKTKTGNVSEINFLLYNLLKENDIAVTPILISTRANGLPTKIYPVISDFNYILIQATIAGKTYQLDAVDPYLTFGQVPFRALNQYGRLLDFEDGSYWVDIKPTTKSSKAYLVELNLDNEGKISGHLDYQTNGYHSIEKKSSYFENPIEYKKKYEASHLDLKMISHEVTIESKNTNTFLEKINFEKETELVGNNLYINPFLVTFFDNNPLKLQERTYPIDFGYPDTYLYSYKLNFDPDVYEITEVPTSASYKLPGGTGTLILNATKNTDHAMVFLKFNFTEAIYNSNFYPYLKAYFNKIVEVQKNALIVLKKK
- a CDS encoding exonuclease domain-containing protein — its product is MYAIVDIETTGGKYNEEGITEIAIYKYDGHEVVDQFISLVNPERDIQPFVVNLTGINSHMLRNAPKFYEVAKRIVEITQDCILVAHNAQFDNRILRTEFKRLGFEFEKETLCTVELSKALIPDLPSYSLGKLVRSLGIPVTDRHRASGDALATVKLFKLLLSKDTEKSIVQQSIRKMPKLQLEPKLIDIIAETPSITGVYYIHNAEGTIIYIGKSKNIKRRVNQHFTGTDRKSKKIQLQVAALTYESTGNELLALLKESEEIKKNKPLLNRALRRSVFTHALYSFTDHKNYVNLTIDKADGRKPNITTFSNRQSGRQFLEKIVEDYQLCQKLSGLYKTKTSCFHYDVKKCYGACVEEESPESYNQRVMQLIDKYSYKNQNMVIIDKGREVDERSAILIQNGIFKGFGFFNLNYQLNNIEILKSIITPMENNRDVQHIIQSYLRKNKRLKIIQL
- the miaA gene encoding tRNA (adenosine(37)-N6)-dimethylallyltransferase MiaA, with translation MSLNTANKYLIAVVGPTAIGKTNLSIKLAQHFNTEILSADSRQFFKEMQIGTAAPSSEELAQAQHHFIQHKSIEEEYNVGTFEKEAVQKITALHKTHNIVIMVGGSGLYVDAVTKGLDYFPEVDKNIREQLNLQLENNGLEALQLQLKQLDPTTYNTIALDNPQRVIRALEVCIGSHLPYSSFLNKDKNNRAFKTLTIGLTAERSIIYERIEKRVDLMLESGQLEEAKSLYNRKERNALNTVGYKELFNYFDGKWTLDFAISEIKKNTRRFAKRQLTWFKRNENTLWFDYESSDEMIIKKIQEHIV
- a CDS encoding YggS family pyridoxal phosphate-dependent enzyme, producing MSIKNNLNNIKSHLPEKVALVAVSKTKPVSDLMEAYDAGQRIFGENKIQEMAEKHETMPKDIEWHMIGHVQTNKVKYMAPFVGLIHGVERFKVLKEINKQALKNDRTIDCLLQIKIAEEDSKFGMSPQEASDILQSKDFSALKNIKVTGVMGMATFTDDASQVTQEFKRLKTVFEELKLLNAHNCQLEIVSMGMSGDYKLAIACGSTMVRLGSSIFGAR